Proteins encoded within one genomic window of Besnoitia besnoiti strain Bb-Ger1 chromosome II, whole genome shotgun sequence:
- a CDS encoding hypothetical protein (encoded by transcript BESB_040810): MRSVPTRAAALWANPTPRPRSLGSPPPPPSLSPGLPAGPLAAARPRPAASASSLSPRSAPSLQSSAASSSAASACASEANRSSATAPGTCRPRGASPVAGVSVPLPLPCAATASSPVAAAGLSPPTSLALGRAGGSLFSAPVAALAGGSGSFAREARRFYTPPAKRTWSKQHSKIYTRRPLTERYAPHKLHPEQEWWRERALQPSSLFMGFPDLLALPLRGGFAYISEMDAPTLAIVLASLGVAPAPYSISEQKGHATVSRLPLPFAAPAAFAPVNLPQHLESLLQMLGRQAAAVAVNASDTALAYLFRGCAEAGIAERSVVCTLVGRVETRLPRIGLADCLVLLEAVRPELPAAYRPPRLVEKLVQHVELLIQFRGAEIPAEDLCDVAHLLVSAVGDCSPARLQFLALSLVRGKSKEELHVAAPRALARAMAAFARARDALNLPLLPAAGGDEPDAQRGEGDAGDAGGRLPLRGARLAKAHAELFCASPLLRAYEANPHAPASALLQLSLLAPVVQALHRAEKGCGSRRGGQDARGLLPAEGDSFAAEGEGAQRAGRGNARAAQRPEARALTEAAALAAASVAEEASLLNRESTLRRGLLRCLERVDDNREQLSPDSICNALYAAAVVRTAPSRVFFPDLLKRLADQLGACTVEDLSRALFALVRVSSSSLLPPRSRDLLAPLLGQVLEAVKASLPQADVAALARLHHAAAAASIASLELKKEELLSVAEETCRLLHARLEEAAPSQLVAFVRHLDRFSSLTTAEFRRALITQSIVRMNFFNESQLARLLDGVTRLASSSPDDEQLAASTEEVLRHIEGAATTADAYFSPASSLRILVSLARLRRQRTRLTAAHEDLILSLCDGLTAAALPGASAEEAAGGAAPAARESARDLHTDRATDFLFLVEASPARALGDDAAETDCLQSLSAESYIQLLRALRELGVEGGVVLTRVAHLLHMKRYDLTEAQEASAAEVCASLGLDFEAEEKRKASAAC, from the exons ATGAGGAGCGTCCCCAcgagggccgcggcgctctgggCGAAcccgacgccgcgaccgcggtcgttgggctccccgcctcctcctccctcgctctctccgggTTTACCCGCTGGGCCCTTGGCGgctgctcgcccgcgccccgcggcctccgcctcctctctgtctcctcgttccgcgccgtctctccagtcctccgccgcctcgtcttccgctgcgtctgcatgcgcctctgAGGCGAACAGGTCTTCGGCGACCGCTCCGGGCACttgtcgcccgcgcggcgcctcaccTGTCGCTGGTGTCTCCGTTCCTCTCCCGCTTCCGTGCGCAGCgactgcgtcgtctccggtcgctgccgccggcttGTCTCCGCCTacctcgctcgcgcttgggcgcgcgggggggtcgctcttctcggcgccggtcgcggcgctcgcgggcggctcgggctccttcgcgcgcgaggcgcgtcgcttctacacgccgccggcgaagcggacATGGTCCAAGCAGCACAGCAAGATCTacacgcggcggccgctgacGGAGCGCTACGCGCCGCACAAGCTCCATCCCGAGCAGGAGTGGTGGCGggagcgcgcgctgcagccgtctTCCCTGTTCATGGGGTTTCCAGACTTGcttgcgctgccgctgcgcggtGGCTTCGCGTACATCAGCGAAATGGACGCGCCGACTCTCGCCATCGTCCTCGCCAGTTTgggcgtcgcgcctgcgccctaCAGCATCTCTGAGCAGAAGGGACACGCGACTGTCTcccggctgccgctgcccttcgcggcgcccgcggcgttcgcgccgGTGAACTTGCCGCAACACCTGGAGAGTCTCCTGCAGATGCTCGGGCGAcaggctgcggcggtcgcggtGAACGCCTCAGACACCGCGCTCGCCTAcctcttccgcggctgcgccgaggCAGGGATCGCCGAGCGCAGCGTCGTGTGCACGCTCGTGGGGCGCGTGgagacgcgcctgccgcgcatcGGCCTCGCAGACTGCCTGGTGCTGCTGGAGGCCGTCCGTCCCGAGTTGCCAGCCGCGTACagaccgccgcggctcgtcgAGAAGCTCGTCCAGCACGTCGAGCTGCTGATCCagttccgcggcgccgagatCCCCGCCGAGGACCTCTGCGACGTCGCAcacctcctcgtctccgccgtgggcgactgcagccccgcgcgcctccagttCCTCGCGCTGAGCCTCGTTCGCGGGAAGTCAAAGGAGGAGCTgcacgtcgccgcgccgcgcgcgctcgcgcgcgccatggctgccttcgcccgcgcccgcgatgCCCTCAACCTTCCGCTCCTTcctgcagccggcggcgacgagccagacgcccagcgaggcgagggcgacgctggcgacgctggggggcggctgccgctgcgcggcgcgcgactggcgaaggcgcacgcggagctgttttgcgcctcgccgctgctgcgggctTACGAGGCGAatccgcacgcgccggcgtctgcgctgctgcagctctcgCTGTTGGCGCCCGTTGTGCAGGCTCTACACCGCGCCGAGAAGGGCTGCGGGTCccggcgcggggggcagGACGCCCGCGGGCTCCTCCCCGCCGAGGGAGACagcttcgcggcggagggcgaaggagCCCAACGCGCGGGCAGGGGGaacgcacgcgccgcccagcggcctgaggcgcgcgcgctcacagaggcggcggcgctcgccgccgcctctgtggcggaggaggccagcCTGCTCAACCGGGAAAGCACGCTCCGCAGGGGGCTGCTCAGGTGCCTCGAGAG AGTCGACGACAACCGCGAGCAGCTGTCGCCCGACAGCATCTGCAACGCGCTCTACGCCGCCGCTGTGGTGCGGACAGCCCCgagccgcgtcttcttccctgACCTTCTTAAGC GGCTTGCAGACCAGCTGGGGGCCTGCACCGTTGAGGATCTCTCCCGCGCGCTCTTTGCGCTCGTGAGAgtgtcgtcttcttctctgctgcctcctcgatCTCGAGATCTTTTGGCGCCTCTCCTG GGCCAAGTGCTCGAGGCAGTGAAGGCGTCGCTTCCGCAGGCCGacgtggcggcgctcgcgcggcttcaccacgcggcggcggcagcctctATTGCGTCGCTG GAGCTGAAGAAAGAGGAGCTGCTGAGCGTCGCCGAGGAGAcctgccgcctgctgcatgcgcgcctggaagaggcggcgccctcgcagctcgtcgcTTTCGTT CGCCACCTGGATCGGTTTTCCTCCCTGACGACTGCAGAATTCCGCCGAGCGCTCATTACGCAGTCCATCGTGCGCATGAATTTCTTCAACGAAAGCCAGctcgctcgtctcctcgACGGTGTCACCCGCctggcctcttcgtcgcccga CGACGAGCAATTAGCTGCGTCTACGGAGGAGGTCCTGCGTCACatcgaaggcgccgcgacgactGCGGACGCGTACTTCTCTCCCGCGAGTTCGCTCCGAatcctcgtctccctcgcccg cctgcggcggcaaCGCACGCGCCTGACCGCGGCACACGAAGACTTGATCCTTTCGCTGTGCGACGGcctgacggcggcggcgctgcctggcgcgtctgctgaggaggctgcgggaggggcggcgcccgccgcgcgcgaaagcGCCAGAGATCTCCACACAGACCGGGCGACGGATTTCCTTTTCCTCGTtgaggcgtcgcccgcgcgagcgctgggggacgacgcggcggagacggatTGCCTGCAGTCCCTGTCCGCGGAGTCGTACATCcaactcctccgcgccctccgcgagctCGGCGTGGAAGGCGGAGTCGTCCTCACCCGAGTCGCGCACCTGCTGCACATGAAACG GTACGACCTCACGGAAGCGCAGgaagcgtccgccgccgaagTCTGTGCGTCGCTGGGACTGGACTTCGAAGCCGAAGAGAAGCGAAAGGCATCTGCGGCGTGCTGA
- a CDS encoding ubiquitin-conjugating enzyme subfamily protein (encoded by transcript BESB_040820) has protein sequence MAGSTMPNHQISSNRKQCDFTKLLMAGFDLELNNDSTQDFHVVFHGPKGTVYEGGVWKVHVTLPDDYPFASPSIGFLNKMLHPNVDEASGSVCLDVINQTWTPLYSLVNVFEVFLPQLLTYPNPTDPLNSEAASLMSRDKRLYEEKVREYVRLYASREEWEKEQREKKEAQRRAAGSEASTGDASTTASGEVSTVGETVPTTATTAEATNADAVSELSELGDPEDIEDADISSL, from the exons ATGGCGGGTTCGACGATGCCCAACCACCAGATCTCCTCGAATCGCAAACAATGCGACTTCACGAAACT ACTTATGGCCGGGTTCGACCTCGAGCTGAATAACGACAGCACACAGGACTTCCATGTCGTCTTCCATGGCCCGAAGGGAA CGGTGTACGAAGGCGGTGTGTGGAAGGTGCATGTGACGCTACCGGACGACTAccccttcgcctctccgtcgATTGGGTTCCTCAACAAAATGCTCCACCCCAACGTGGACGAAGCGTCCggctctgtctgtctcgACGTCATCAACCAGACGTGGACTCCTCTCTACA GCTTGGTGAACGTTTTCGAGGTCTTCTTGCCACAGCTGCTGACTTACCCGAATCCAACTGACCCGCTGaacagcgaggccgcctcgctcATGTCCAGGGACAAGCGTCTGTATGAAGAAAAAGTGCGGG AGTACGTGCGTCTGTACGCGAGTCGCGAGGAGTGGGAGAAggagcagcgagagaagaaggaagcccagcggcgcgcggcagggagCGAGGCCTCGACGGGCGACGCCTCGACGACCGCGAGTGGCGAAGTGTCGACCGTGGGGGAGACTGTCCCCACGACAGCCAcgaccgcagaggcgacgaacGCAGACGCTGTCTCGGAGCTCAGCGAGCTGGGCGACCCCGAAGACATCGAAGACGCGGACATCTCGTCTCTCTGA
- a CDS encoding hypothetical protein (encoded by transcript BESB_040830) has translation MAVKKNLLLNKSAVMKVVFVVSLALFFTRVVPGCEASDSDESSSSAAEEAPGAHPSGARPRSAGQPGGTGQRSTPSKIPKQPRTSSSFQQTYTLPAPLHEPGVESQRRRAGGDGSVSSGFGGMYVDPEGVDEIIQEGLLAEALRQEEEDARRGRRRSSGLGPLWLLDPGPGRGQEQPLGSQFMEGRPRIVPVSQPPRLPQQHVAAAKGLRFASDREERKQNPGQASDSGFSWEQAFGERGARAQCRVRRCG, from the exons ATGGCGGTGAAGAAGAATTTGCTCCTCAATAAGTCAGCGGTGATGAAGGTTGTTTTCGTCGTCAGCCTGGCTCTTTTCTTCACGCGCGTTGTCCCTggctgcgaggcgtcggACTCGGACGAATCCTCGTCGAGCgcagctgaggaggcgcctggagCGCACCCGTCTGGTGCTCGACCGCGCTCCGCAGGGCAACCCGGAGGCACCGGACAGCGCAGCACCCCTTCCAAGATTCCCAAGCAGCCGCGAACATCTTCAAGTTTTCAGCAGACCTACACCCTGCCTGCTCCCCTTCACGAACCAGGGGTCGAGAGCcaacgccggcgcgccg gcggagacggcagcgTGTCTTCGGGATTCGGCGGAATGTACGTCGATCCCGAAGGCGTGGATGAGATCATACAAGAAGGACTCCTGGCAGAGGCACTTCgccaggaggaggaagatgcccgacgaggaaggagacggtCATCTGGTCTGGGTCCACTTTGGCTCTTGGACCCCGGTCCTGGGAGAGGACAAGAACAGCCGCTCGGTTCCCAATTCATGGAAGGCAGACCAAGGATCGTGCCAGTcagccagccgccgcgcctgccgcagcagcacgtTGCTGCTGCGAAAGggcttcgcttcgcctcagACCGGGAGGAGCGTAAGCAAAACCCAGGACAGGCTTCTGACAGTGGGTTCTCGTGGGAACAAGCATTTGGTGAACGCGGGGCGAGAGCCCAGTGTCGAGTTAGGAGATGTGGTTAA